The Fusarium poae strain DAOMC 252244 chromosome 2, whole genome shotgun sequence nucleotide sequence TGTTGGCTTGGGGTCGGGTCCGCCAATAGTAGTCTCGGCAGCATCCTTTGACTGAGTAGTCTGCTCGGGAGACTCCTCCTCACTGGTATGCTCTGGGGCCTCTTGCTCAGTGGTAGATTCTGTATGAATCTCGGCCGGCTCCGTGGAAGGATCCTGGGGCTCGACCACGGTGGTAGGCTCGGCGGCTTGACTAGTAGTCTCGATAGTGTTCTCTTGAGCAGGTTCTGGGACAGTGGTTTCGGCAGAGTCTGTCGATCCGGAAGAAATCACAGGCTCAGCATCGACCTCGGACGTGGGCCCGGCAGCTTCCGTCGATTCCGTGGAGATAACAGGTGGCTGGTTGTTGGTGGTACCCTCAGTCACTGGCAACGCTTGGTCAGTCGTCGTATCTTGTACTAGACCGGACTGCGCAGATTGAGTGGGAGCTTCGATAGGACCAGTGGTGGtatcaacaacatccacAGGACCGGTGGTAGTGTCAATTGGATTGTTGATGGCAGTAGTAAAGTCAGGCTGCTGCGACTGTGACTCAATGGTAGGGATAATAGTCTCGGTCTGAGTCTCGGTCGATGGTTCTTGGTGGGCACTCTCTGTCGCAGACTCAACTAATGGAGTGGTCTCCTCCGTATGAGGAACAAGAGGAACACTCGTCTCATCGTTGGCTACAGAGCTGGTCCCAAGTTCCACATGAGCTTCCGAAGTAGTTTCTGAGTGAGGACCTTCCACGAAAGGCGCCGATGTAGTCTCTTGTAGAGACACCTCGGTTGAGGGAGTAGGATCAACAATGGGCAGGCCTACATCGGTAGAAGCCTCAGCGCCGGGAGTTGTGTCATATGTGGATGTGGTGTAGTCTTGAGCAGATACACCAGATAAACCTGTTGCTAAGCATAGCGCGAGAACGCGCAGCTTCCATGGCTGCTGCATTGTTCAAAGCAAGTGTGTAAAGAATGAATGAAAGACTGGACGGACGGCTATACTAGTGAGAGACAAAGAATGTGTACCAGTATAGGCCGGGAACGAACGAAGAAACGAacgaatgaatgaatgaatgagtgTCCGTAGTGCGAATGGGAAACACATCCGTGATAGAAGCGAGACAGTGCCCTTTTCATGAAATGAATGTGCTTTGCACTCTTGAGAGGCTGAGTCCTCAACTGATCTACAAGCCAAGGTTACGTTTTGAGATATGATCATTGTGGAGATTAATCTCTCTAGTCAGCTTACTCAAGATATATGAAACGCTGCTGGCCCTAAGGATCAACCTTGTTGATGGGACACAGACCCATATATAGAACGTGCATTCGAATCCTACAATAAAACAAGCCAGTTTTTCTATGCGTTCAGAAGACATAGCAGTGGAGAGCATATTTTATCGTGTTGCACTCGTTGTATCTCTAATCAAATCCTTCTACGGGCATGTCCGTTGTTATGATATCTTTTCGATAATGTTGACGATGCAAAAGAACAGGATACAATGTCAAGTTGACTACCGTACTTCTCATTTTtgtaataagtaattatcaATGGCAGAATAGAAATGATCACATGAGACTGTCCTCAATCAATGTCTTCTACTTGGCATGAAAGTATAAGCAATTGCCAAGGCGGCTGTATCGGATTTCTCAACTGCCTTGTGAGGCGCGGCAATGATCGGCGATAAGCGAGATTTGTGAAGGAGTCGCGGGATAACGTCGTTCTAccgtttatttttattctccGTTTCCGCCTTGCGTGAAATCTTTACCGCTTGCAATCGAATGGGATTCTATGAACGATCCATAATGACGGTCAGTCCGTTGGTCTGTTTTCGACTCAATCCAATCAAAATACAATGGTTGCGGCATTCGGCCTAATAAGTGGAGGGTCGCATTGTAATTAGAGGGTTAGTGGAGGTCAAGCTTATCATAATTTACTGTAGTAAGCCGAGTAAGCCTTGAAGGATCAGTTCAAGGACCAGGACTCTATGACAACCCTGTTGAAGCCAGTACCCAATTCTATGTTGATACTAAATAATGTGAGAATCAAGATACATACATCATTGAGTCCCGTTCGTTTTCTTGTAAAGTCTAGCCTGTCTTTTACGCAGTCATTCGCTCCATCATTCGCGTCTAAGCTAAACGCATTCACAAAGCTTTAGCTTAGCCTTACACTCATTTACCTAAATACTTGTCAATCTTTAGTGTCTTTAGTCAATCTTTCATCTTCATAATGCGTCTTTCTTCCCTTTGGCTAGTTGCTGGCCTCTCCAGCTCAGTTCTGGCTCTTCCTGAAGCATCGTTGGAGCCTTGGGACATACATAGCAGCTGCGATCCTCACAAGGATATCATCAAGGCTGCTTTGACCCAATCCATCGAGTTGGCTGATGCAGCCAAGTCGTCTCTCGAGATTGTGCTGAACAAGTTGCCCGACTTTGATACAGACAAGGACAACCACATCCGATGGCAACGAATCGCCACCCATATTCAAATGGCCTTTGGTTACAAGATTCCTTCAAGCCCCGGTCCCGGTGATCGCCGGTACACCGAAGCTCTTCGAGGTATGTTATGTATAATTTTTGCTTGACTCTGATTTACTGGTTAACACATATTTGCGTAGATATCTATGCCAACGCTGTAAGAGTCCTACCAAGCGACAAGAACAGCCCTGAACGCGGCAACAACCCGACCCTGGCCACACGCCAGGGCGCGAAGCCCGTGATCGCCTGTGGCGATGATGTTTTCCAGTGGTACGGACCCGAAGACGAGCCTGAGCCGCAGGtgggcaaggtcaaggatcAGCCCCAATTCCAGGACAGGGTACAGCAGAACAACCCATACCTAGGTGCCTTATACTTCCAAGGCCGATGGAAGTTCAGCCGCACCCAGATGAACTCGTTAGGAGTTTGTTTCGGGAACCGACAGGCCGTTATATCGGCGCACGATGACTTGATCATCATCTGCGGTGCTATGACTTCTGACAGTATGAAGAATCGGCTTTCTCCAAAGGATTTCAAGGCTTCAGTTACCTCTGGCACAAAACTACAGAGCGGTCTCGTATCTTTTCACACTCAACTTTGGCATGAGCTTTGCCATTGGTTTGGTGGCGTCGTCAGTCCTACTCGGCTCGAGCACAACATCAAGGACCACCCTGCCGTCAACAAAGATGGCCAAGTCTTGTACAAGGGAGCTGGCTGAATTCGGGCTTTCGATGCTATTCCCGACCCAGGCTACCTTGCTTCGAAAGGCTTGAGGAAGCAAGGTGCCTACGGTATCGAAAACATGATGGAGCTAGCAATGAAGCACAGGAAGGTCTCTGATCAATCTGGTCCTGATAAGGCTACCACCAACGCTGATTCACTCATGATCTTTTCGTTGATGATGTAAGTTCTATCTTTTTCTTCGCTGTGATTCACTTTCGACTACTTTTATCTAACAATAATTCAGGTACAACGATCAGTGGGACTGGACGGTATACGGCAAAGCTCGCGATTTAGCACGACTTACGCAGAAGCTTGAGGAGGCTAACAGGAAGAGAAAGGGACAGAACCCGTAGACTTTTATTGTTCGATCAATGATGCTACTATGTAAAACCAACAAAGCAGTAAATGCCCACTGAGGCTTAGGTTGGAAAATAAACAAGAACCTAAGCGTCTTGTCTAATGGCATAAACTGAACCACCATTTTCGTCCATGAGCTCCGGTGCATCTAGCTGGATAACAATTGGTCATTTATAGCCCTTACGTAATATTGAGCACGTGCCTTGGGAccttagtaaataataattagagCGCCAGGCTGTTTCCTTTCATCAATATCTTGAAGGAAAGTTGTACGAATATGGCACCCTCAAGCCCTGCCTCTCCAGACTCTCCTGGTTACAGTATTGTATCACCTGGCTCACCAGAATCACCAGGTGAATCCATCCGGTAATATAAACTATGATACATGGCCGCTAAACGCTCCTCAGTTCTCTCGACGATCGAATCCCCGACAAGCCCTGTGGTTGAGCCGGTTGCTGATTGGAGAGATCATATACACGACATCCCTCGCCTTCCCTCTCCACGACCTCGTGTTCTAACCCCAAATGGGTTTCGAGAAAGTGACACAAATGATCAGCAAATGCAGGTTCCTATTTTGTTACAGAGTTGCTCGTGGTTCAAGGTCCCGCCTCATCTCAGGCGCGATATTCTGCGACTAGCTTTTGGGGATCGGCGCCTTCACATGGGCTTGAAGTTTGATGCCTCTTTGTCGCCTTCTTGGCACAGCTCCGGTATGGTTTGTCATCGAGTCTCTCCAGACGACAAAGGACCAATGACACGTGGTAGCCTCAAAGACGGACCCTGGGTCGATGAGTGTGATTCTCCAGATCAAGACACAGAGTCTGTTGGGATAATGGGGTGGCTTTTATCTTGTCGTCAAAAGTGAGTGAATGAGTCATGAGCATGGTTTCAGTTACTGATTGGACATTTAGTTATGCCGAAACCATCGATATCCTGTATTCAATGAATACAATCTTGATCTACGACGAGCCGCTACTGACTCATCTCACTCACCTGATACTACCTCATCGTCTTGCCCTCATTACCTCTCTCGAGATCAAATGGACAATCAATACAGCCGGCGATCTCAATACCCTTATCCATCGCTTGTCATTGCAAGACTTTCCAAACCTCAAGCATCTTTACATATCACTTGAAATCCATGAGGGATGTGAAGCAGGTCTTACTCAATATTCAATCAATAGTGTCCTTGCCGACTTTGTCAGAAACAGGACTGGCCTCATTGAGTGTGCCGTTGCATTACCTTTTAGGGCATTTGAATCCATCGCCCGCCACCTAATACAGGTAGATTCCAGTTGGGAACGAAAGACATACAGCCAAATCTGGAGTTCTTTGGATGGCGGTTTGCATGCTGTAAGGCTCCCATATGTTGATAGTTATCCGAAGCCACCGTTCCAGTTGGGGCTAAACCCAGGTGCTGGATACTGGCTCTTGGAAGGCACTGCTGCACCCTTGAcatggagatggaggtcCAGCAGTAATGGATGGTCTGGTGTGTTTCCGGGATGGGAGGACTGGGGTGAGAATGCAGAGAATTAGAGGCGTTTGGCAGGGCTGCGTTGAGAGGAACAAAGGTTTCCAACGGTGATTTAGTGTAATTGAATGTTATTTCGAACCctgtttttatttttatttttccgCCCGCAGACAAGCATGGTTCAAAGAAACTAGCAGTTTTCCTAATCACTTGTTCCTGTCAAAGCGCTATGCCGTCCGCCACGACGGACATTAAAGAACATGGCTTGTGAATCTAGAAGTATGGATATCTCCACCAAAAACACGATGATCTCAGTACCATCAAAGTATCGAGATTCTCGTGCTGGTCGATCTTTACCTGTCGCAGATACCCTGACAGGACCGGACCAATTATGGCAGCTGTTGATCGTCGTCAGGCCTGTAAGCCACAAAACAGACTTTACTTGGCATTCTCGCACGCCTGGAATTTACACGGGTATTGCGCTTTGACTTGTCAAGAGACACATACCtagactactaaggtagtctAGTTGGTACAGCACATGGTAAATGAATTGAGATGCACAAATCCCTAGTGAACAAACCATGCTTGGGAACAGGAGTCATCTATTTGATAGTGACAATTAAACAACCAACTACCTGACAGCTTGACTGCTACTAACCTTGACGTTCATCCACCGGATctatctcatcatctcccCGCGAAGAGCACTGACGATAAGACTCAATTGCCCTAACTCAAGGTAGCATTAACCCCTTTTTAGCGCCTTCAAACCCGCATCATCGGCGTTTTTTAGCGTCTGTTGTTCTCACTCGGACAAGGAGAGTTTCTCTTGAGTCATTGCAAGTTCTGCTGACTGGCCAATCCAAGACATTACCAGTTCATCACAGTCCACCTTCCCTTGTCCTTATCCTTGTCTTGCTTGGTCTTATTCCCATCCCTTCTTCCATTTCTCTGTTTTAACTTTCTTCCAGAATTTATCCTTCttttattcttcttttcaTTCTCCCTCTTCGTTTCCTTTCTTCCCTTTGCCCGTGGAGTCAAAAGCTCCCGTCCATTCGTCATCAATCATGCACGATGGACTATAGACCGAATGTCATCGCCTCAATATCCATTACTTTGCCACTTGCAGCGATCGTCCTCGTACTTCGACTTTTTGCTCGACGGTCGACGAGAGCCGGATATGGAATTGACGATTGCTTGGCGGTAGTTGCCTTTGTATGCCAGCATGACCATGACCTTGTCGCGTATCTTGGCTGACAATTAATTTCCGATTAAACAGATTGGAGCTCTTGGATATTCTATAGACAACATTGTTTGTAGGCGCgcgccttttctttttctcaatCTACCACAAGTTAACCTTTTCGTGCAGGGCTAATAGGCTTTGGCCTCGGTGTACCACTCAAAGATGGCCCAGCGCACCTCACCCACGATGAACGACTCGAACGATCATATGTCCTGACGTGGATCAGCAGTCTCATGTACACGACAGCTATTTCCAGCGCAAAATTCGCTGTATTGACCTTTTACTGGCGTCTATTCAGATACTCGCATACACGAATCGCCATACAAATTGTTCTGGTCCTCTGCGTCTTGTGGACTCTGGTTCGCATATTCCTCTTGACCATGCAATGCCAACCCACAGCTGCCTATTGGGACCTCGATCGTAGAGGTACACATTGTCACGTCAAAAGTTCAATCTACTTCTTCTCCACTGGTTTGACCCACGCAGTACTAGACGTTGTCATCCTGATACTTCCCGTTGTCGAGGTGTCAAGAATGCGTCTTCCTCTCGGCCAGAAACTTGCCGTTATG carries:
- a CDS encoding hypothetical protein (SECRETED:SignalP(1-18)), giving the protein MRLSSLWLVAGLSSSVLALPEASLEPWDIHSSCDPHKDIIKAALTQSIELADAAKSSLEIVLNKLPDFDTDKDNHIRWQRIATHIQMAFGYKIPSSPGPGDRRYTEALRDIYANAVRVLPSDKNSPERGNNPTLATRQGAKPVIACGDDVFQWYGPEDEPEPQVGKVKDQPQFQDRVQQNNPYLGALYFQGRWKFSRTQMNSLGVCFGNRQAVISAHDDLIIICGAMTSDSMKNRLSPKDFKASVTSGTKLQSGLVSFHTQLWHELCHWFGGVVSPTRLEHNIKDHPAVNKDGQVLYKGAG
- a CDS encoding hypothetical protein (TransMembrane:6 (o6-28i40-68o88-111i123-142o169-192i204-224o)), producing the protein MDYRPNVIASISITLPLAAIVLVLRLFARRSTRAGYGIDDCLAVVAFIGALGYSIDNIVWLIGFGLGVPLKDGPAHLTHDERLERSYVLTWISSLMYTTAISSAKFAVLTFYWRLFRYSHTRIAIQIVLVLCVLWTLVRIFLLTMQCQPTAAYWDLDRRGTHCHVKSSIYFFSTGLTHAVLDVVILILPVVEVSRMRLPLGQKLAVMGLFGFGALVCVLTVLVIHDAFMLNSDTRDMTLTMAYHGALSAAEINLSNVTISLPMLRPAFRAIIPSSFLSSHKSKRAVIDSVLAPEYGMKKGSNATDTSHQEGTSSICEFAMHTDIPPGYDLEASHAGWSYGTEITIFSPWRHQTPPPTINEGLDGIQISEETTVHVERLGEPGADMPDLDEIESPK